The following coding sequences are from one Triticum aestivum cultivar Chinese Spring chromosome 5A, IWGSC CS RefSeq v2.1, whole genome shotgun sequence window:
- the LOC123102464 gene encoding probable tRNA N6-adenosine threonylcarbamoyltransferase, mitochondrial isoform X1: MASTLLPTLLPPVSRAVAFLLRTPPKPFRSHHPLFRSLPASASSPSTPPTYHSLVTMASAGIPARRDLLMLGIETSCDDTAAAVVRGDGEILSQAIASQSDLLVKWGGVAPKMAEEAHALAIDQVVQKALDDANVSETDLSAVAVTIGPGLSLCLRVGVHKARKIAKVFGLPIVGVHHMEAHALVSRLVNKDLDYPFLALLISGGHNLLVLAQNLGEYVQLGTTIDDAIGEAYDKSARWLGLDIRKGGGPALEELALEGDPNSIKFTVPMRQQKDCNFSYAGLKTQVRLAIESRNLCTDDIPISSATEEDRQLRANIAASFQRIAVLHLEDRCQRAVEWALKMKPSIKNFVVSGGVASNQYVRTRLNHIAEKNGLQLVSPPPSLCTDNGVMIAWTGIEHFVAGRFEDPPPADEPDDMQYDLRPRWPLGEEHSEGRSVSRSLKTARIHPSLTSMTHSSLHNYVDILDQNTIASHKELHINMSQGRRTVYIEGAQTLGNLLSSTYMHMDQSLRNRTLT; encoded by the exons ATGGCGTCCACCCTTCTCCCGACCTTATTGCCGCCAGTTTCACGTgccgtcgccttcctcctccgAACCCCACCAAAACCCTTCCGCTCTCACCATCCGCTTTTCCGCAGCCTCCCCGCCTCAGCTTCTTCCCCATCAACCCCTCCTACTTACCACTCCCTCGTCACCATGGCCTCCGCGGGTATCCCTGCGCGCCGGGACCTCCTCATGCTTGGCATTGAGACCAGCTGTGATGACACTGCTGCTGCCGTG GTTAGAGGCGATGGGGAGATCCTTAGCCAAGCGATTGCTTCCCAA TCAGATTTGCTTGTGAAATGGGGCGGTGTCGCTCCTAAGATGGCCGAAGAAGCTCATGCGCTTGCTATTGATCAG GTTGTTCAGAAAGCACTCGATGACGCAAATGTGTCAGAGACTGATCTTTCTGCTGTGGCCGTGACCATTGGACCAGGGCTTAGTCTATGCCTTAGAG TTGGTGTTCACAAAGCTCGGAAAATAGCAAAAGTATTTGGCTTGCCTATTGTTGGAGTTCACCATATGGAGGCACATGCTTTAGTTTCCAG GCTAGTGAACAAGGACCTTGATTACCCTTTTTTAGCTCTTCTAATTTCAG GAGGACACAATCTTCTTGTTCTCGCTCAGAACCTTGGTGAGTATGTTCAACTGGGAACTACAATAGATGATGCAATTGGTGAGGCATATGACAAGTCAGCAAGATGGCTGGGTCTTGATATACGGAAAGGTGGTGGTCCTGCTCTTGAGGAGCTTGCCCTAGAAGGTGATCCAAATTCTATTAAATTCACA GTTCCGATGCGACAACAGAAAGATTGCAATTTCTCTTATGCTGGTCTGAAGACTCAAGTTCGATTGGCTATTGAATCCAGAAATCT GTGCACAGATGATATCCCCATTTCTTCTGCAACAGAAGAAGACAGACAACTAAGGGCGAACATTGCTGCCTCTTTTCAG CGGATTGCTGTTCTACATTTGGAGGATAGATGCCAGCGAGCAGTTGAATGGGCATTGAAGATGAAACCTTCAATTAAAAACTTT GTTGTTTCAGGTGGTGTTGCTTCTAACCAGTATGTTAGGACCCGCTTGAATCATATTGCTGAGAAGAATGGCCTACAGCTCGTATCCCCTCCCCCAAGTCTTTGTACTGACAATG GTGTCATGATTGCTTGGACTGGAATCGAGCACTTTGTTGCCGGTAGATTTGAAGATCCACCTCCCGCTGATGAGCCTGATGATATGCAG TATGACTTGCGTCCAAGATGGCCACTTGGTGAGGAACATTCAGAAGGAAGAAGTGTTTCACGATCACTGAAAACGGCTAGGATCCATCCATCACTTACATCCATGACACACAGCTCTCTCCACAACTA TGTTGATATTCTGGATCAAAATACAATTGCATCTCACAAGGAACTGCATATCAACATGTCACAAGGAAGAAGAACCGTCTACATAGAAGGCGCCCAAACCTTGGGCAACTTGTTAAGTTCTACTTACATGCACATGGATCAGAGTTTGAGAAATAGAACGCTTACCTGA
- the LOC123102464 gene encoding probable tRNA N6-adenosine threonylcarbamoyltransferase, mitochondrial isoform X2, with translation MASTLLPTLLPPVSRAVAFLLRTPPKPFRSHHPLFRSLPASASSPSTPPTYHSLVTMASAGIPARRDLLMLGIETSCDDTAAAVVRGDGEILSQAIASQSDLLVKWGGVAPKMAEEAHALAIDQVVQKALDDANVSETDLSAVAVTIGPGLSLCLRVGVHKARKIAKVFGLPIVGVHHMEAHALVSRLVNKDLDYPFLALLISGGHNLLVLAQNLGEYVQLGTTIDDAIGEAYDKSARWLGLDIRKGGGPALEELALEGDPNSIKFTVPMRQQKDCNFSYAGLKTQVRLAIESRNLCTDDIPISSATEEDRQLRANIAASFQRIAVLHLEDRCQRAVEWALKMKPSIKNFVVSGGVASNQYVRTRLNHIAEKNGLQLVSPPPSLCTDNGVMIAWTGIEHFVAGRFEDPPPADEPDDMQYDLRPRWPLGEEHSEGRSVSRSLKTARIHPSLTSMTHSSLHN, from the exons ATGGCGTCCACCCTTCTCCCGACCTTATTGCCGCCAGTTTCACGTgccgtcgccttcctcctccgAACCCCACCAAAACCCTTCCGCTCTCACCATCCGCTTTTCCGCAGCCTCCCCGCCTCAGCTTCTTCCCCATCAACCCCTCCTACTTACCACTCCCTCGTCACCATGGCCTCCGCGGGTATCCCTGCGCGCCGGGACCTCCTCATGCTTGGCATTGAGACCAGCTGTGATGACACTGCTGCTGCCGTG GTTAGAGGCGATGGGGAGATCCTTAGCCAAGCGATTGCTTCCCAA TCAGATTTGCTTGTGAAATGGGGCGGTGTCGCTCCTAAGATGGCCGAAGAAGCTCATGCGCTTGCTATTGATCAG GTTGTTCAGAAAGCACTCGATGACGCAAATGTGTCAGAGACTGATCTTTCTGCTGTGGCCGTGACCATTGGACCAGGGCTTAGTCTATGCCTTAGAG TTGGTGTTCACAAAGCTCGGAAAATAGCAAAAGTATTTGGCTTGCCTATTGTTGGAGTTCACCATATGGAGGCACATGCTTTAGTTTCCAG GCTAGTGAACAAGGACCTTGATTACCCTTTTTTAGCTCTTCTAATTTCAG GAGGACACAATCTTCTTGTTCTCGCTCAGAACCTTGGTGAGTATGTTCAACTGGGAACTACAATAGATGATGCAATTGGTGAGGCATATGACAAGTCAGCAAGATGGCTGGGTCTTGATATACGGAAAGGTGGTGGTCCTGCTCTTGAGGAGCTTGCCCTAGAAGGTGATCCAAATTCTATTAAATTCACA GTTCCGATGCGACAACAGAAAGATTGCAATTTCTCTTATGCTGGTCTGAAGACTCAAGTTCGATTGGCTATTGAATCCAGAAATCT GTGCACAGATGATATCCCCATTTCTTCTGCAACAGAAGAAGACAGACAACTAAGGGCGAACATTGCTGCCTCTTTTCAG CGGATTGCTGTTCTACATTTGGAGGATAGATGCCAGCGAGCAGTTGAATGGGCATTGAAGATGAAACCTTCAATTAAAAACTTT GTTGTTTCAGGTGGTGTTGCTTCTAACCAGTATGTTAGGACCCGCTTGAATCATATTGCTGAGAAGAATGGCCTACAGCTCGTATCCCCTCCCCCAAGTCTTTGTACTGACAATG GTGTCATGATTGCTTGGACTGGAATCGAGCACTTTGTTGCCGGTAGATTTGAAGATCCACCTCCCGCTGATGAGCCTGATGATATGCAG TATGACTTGCGTCCAAGATGGCCACTTGGTGAGGAACATTCAGAAGGAAGAAGTGTTTCACGATCACTGAAAACGGCTAGGATCCATCCATCACTTACATCCATGACACACAGCTCTCTCCACAACTAG
- the LOC123102463 gene encoding probable inactive purple acid phosphatase 1 yields the protein MPTRLPQSLAVYLCILPRFLQSCTLGHSTKLHYPRICSYHNKAAVSCWYTFSFSFSWRSPEMVRNYRLLDEMRLWVVVIWLFVCAAALPGGEQPLSRIAVERTTLAIDDSVHVKASPLVLGLKGESSEWVEVEFFHPNPSDDDWIGVFSPANFSDAICEPENERQQPPVLCTAPIKYQFAKFKNDGYNRSGKGNLKLQLINQREDFSFALFSGGLMKPKLIAVSNMVTFANPKAPVYPRLAQGKSWDEMTITWTSGYDIKEAVPFVEWGAKGGPQFLSPAGTLTFNRNSMCGAPARTVGWRHPGYIHTSFLKDLWPDSKYTYRLGHRLPNGTHIWSKLYSFKASPYPGQDSLQQIVIFGDMGKAEADGSNEFNDFQPGSLNTTNQIIRDLKNIDMVLHIGDICYANGYLSQWDQFTSQIEPIASTVPYMIGSGNHERDWPGTGSFYGNLDSGGECGVPAQTVFYTPAENRAKFWYATDYGMFRFCIANTEEDWRPGTEQYKFIEQCLSSVDRQKQPWLIFLAHRVLGYSSCTYYETEGTFEEPMGREALQELWQKYKVDLAFYSHVHNYERTCPVYQSQCTVDASDHYSGPFKATTHVVVGGAGASISDSAFTTSNIQWSHFRDFDLGFAKLTAFNQSSLLFEYKKSRDGNVYDHFTISRDYRDVLACSIDNCPRTTLAS from the exons ATGCCTACACGCCTACCTCAATCATTGGCTGTATATTTGTGCATTCTTCCTCGGTTCCTCCAATCCTGCACACTCGGTCACTCAACTAAGTTGCACTACCCACGCATATGCTCGTATCATAATAAAGCTGCTGTCTCTTGTTGGTAtactttctccttctccttctcctggcgatcGCCAGAAATGGTTCGAAATTACAG GCTTCTCGACGAAATGAGGCTGTGGGTGGTCGTCATATGGCTGTTTGTTTGTGCCGCGGCTCTTCCGGGCGGCGAGCAGCCGCTGTCGAGGATCGCAGTTGAGAGAACAACCCTCGCCATCGATGACTCGGTGCATGTAAAGGCGTCCCCGTTGGTTCTTGGGCTCAAG GGCGAGAGCAGCGAATGGGTAGAGGTAGAGTTCTTCCATCCAAATCCCTCTGATGACGACTGGATTGGTGTGTTTTCTCCTGCCAATTTCAG tgATGCGATCTGCGAGCCTGAAAATGAGAGACAACAACCTCCAGTGCTATGCACAGCACCTATCAAG TACCAATTTGCAAAGTTCAAGAATGATGGCTATAACAGGTCTGGGAAGGGAAACTTGAAGCTTCAGTTGATCAACCAGAGGGAAGACTTCTCTTTTGCACTCTTTTCTGGTGGTCTGATGAAG CCCAAGCTGATTGCTGTCTCAAATATGGTCACCTTTGCGAACCCAAAGGCACCTGTCTACCCACGTTTGGCACAAGGGAAGTCTTGGGATGAA ATGACAATCACCTGGACAAGTGGATACGATATAAAAGAAGCAGTTCCTTTTGTTGAATGGGGTGCTAAAGGCGGGCCTCAGTTTCTTTCCCCAGCCGGAACATTAACATTCAACAGAAATAGCATGTGCG GAGCACCTGCTCGAACTGTTGGTTGGCGCCATCCGGGTTACATTCATACTAGTTTCTTGAAGGATCTGTGGCCAGACTCCAA GTATACCTACAGGCTTGGCCATAGGTTACCAAATGGTACCCACATCTGGAGCAAGTTATATAGCTTTAAAGCATCACCTTATCCTGGGCAAGATTCCTTGCAACAAATTGTCATATTTGGAGATATGGGAAAG GCAGAGGCAGATGGTTCCAATGAGTTCAATGACTTCCAACCTGGCTCACTGAACACTACTAACCAGATCATTAGAGACCTAAAAAACATTGACATGGTGCTTCACATTGGGGACATTTGCTACGCCAATGGCTACTTGTCTCAGTGGGATCAGTTCACCTCACAGATTGAACCAATTGCATCGACTGTACCATACATGATTGGCAG TGGTAACCATGAAAGAGACTGGCCCGGGACTGGATCTTTCTATGGAAATCTTGACTCAGGTGGAGAATGTGGTGTTCCTGCGCAAACTGTATTCTATACTCCTGCTGAGAACCGTGCAAAATTCTG GTATGCGACAGATTATGGCATGTTCAGGTTCTGCATTGCTAACACAGAAGAAGATTGGAGGCCAGGGACCGAGCAGTACAAGTTCATTGAGCAATGCCTGTCGTCGGTCGACAGGCAGAAGCAGCCCTGGCTCATCTTTCTGGCACACCGTGTTCTTGGGTACTCATCCTGCACTTACTATGAGACAGAGGGCACATTCGAGGAACCAATGGGACGAGAAGCTCTGCAGGAGCTCTGGCAGAAGTACAAGGTCGATCTCGCCTTCTACAGTCATGTCCATAACTATGAAAGGACATGTCCAGTCTATCAG AGCCAATGCACCGTTGATGCATCGGATCATTACAGTGGCCCGTTCAAGGCAACAACACATGTGGTTGTTGGTGGTGCTGGCGCTAGCATTTCAGATTCAGCATTCACCACATCAAATATCCAGTGGAGTCACTTCAGGGATTTCGACTTAGGGTTCGCCAAGCTCACGGCCTTCAACCAGTCATCCTTGCTGTTTGAGTACAAGAAAAGCCGTGATGGCAATGTGTATGATCATTTCACAATTTCGCGGGATTACCGAGATGTCCTGGCTTGCTCCATCGACAACTGCCCAAGGACTACGCTGGCTTCCTGA